One Nocardia iowensis DNA window includes the following coding sequences:
- a CDS encoding iron-containing redox enzyme family protein — protein MQAILEDFVIEYEDQWMDEGEIPFTDDPDQFVQQLKEAVRAHPANRHPFYIDFLPFKAGVADIRYYLAQETALDPRFDDFIALMQLGCDSQQKLELAGNYWDEMGNGNPAQVHTAMFENAMREVGADPEFVRTHRLVETLICGNLSATLAVNPRFYYRSIGSFAVTEFLFPRRCAQLLEAWRRNNLSVRNGEYHKEHIGIDARHASGFFRNVIKPEIRKDPSATGDIYWGAIARMNSSQRYLDALLNELVAC, from the coding sequence GTGCAGGCGATCCTCGAAGATTTCGTCATCGAGTACGAAGACCAGTGGATGGATGAGGGCGAGATTCCTTTCACCGACGATCCCGATCAGTTCGTCCAGCAATTGAAGGAAGCGGTCCGCGCCCACCCCGCCAACCGGCATCCCTTCTACATCGACTTTCTGCCATTCAAAGCCGGTGTCGCCGATATTCGATACTATCTTGCCCAGGAAACCGCCCTGGATCCGCGGTTCGACGATTTCATCGCGTTGATGCAATTGGGCTGCGACAGCCAGCAGAAGCTGGAGTTGGCCGGCAACTACTGGGACGAGATGGGCAACGGCAACCCCGCTCAGGTCCATACGGCGATGTTCGAGAACGCGATGCGCGAGGTGGGGGCGGATCCCGAGTTCGTCCGCACGCATCGGCTGGTGGAAACGCTCATCTGCGGGAACCTCTCGGCGACGCTGGCGGTGAATCCCCGGTTCTACTACCGCTCCATCGGCAGCTTCGCGGTGACGGAGTTCTTGTTCCCCCGCCGCTGCGCTCAACTCCTCGAGGCGTGGCGGCGCAACAACCTCTCCGTTCGCAACGGCGAGTACCACAAGGAGCACATCGGTATCGACGCCCGGCATGCGAGCGGGTTCTTCCGGAACGTCATCAAGCCCGAGATTCGCAAGGATCCGAGCGCCACCGGTGATATCTACTGGGGAGCGATAGCCCGGATGAACTCTTCGCAACGCTATCTCGATGCGCTGCTGAACGAGCTCGTCGCATGCTGA
- a CDS encoding LysE family translocator translates to MIDWNLFWPFVLAAVVLVVVPGPDMILIVTLGTRHGKTAGVAAAAGVAIGLTVHIAITVLGLSALLHKFPAMYQALKWLGVIYLVYLAISSFRADHAPATGEISTSKILPKPVLASFRSATITNLLNPKVILFNLAFLPQFTNPDLGNVPQQLTILGLVLVVIDFAIDGPIGYLSGMFGDRIADTSSSYGRRINNTAGAIFLCLAGWLATT, encoded by the coding sequence ATGATTGACTGGAATTTGTTCTGGCCGTTCGTGCTCGCCGCGGTCGTGCTGGTGGTCGTACCCGGTCCGGATATGATTCTGATCGTCACTCTCGGCACTCGGCACGGTAAAACCGCCGGTGTGGCGGCCGCTGCGGGAGTGGCAATCGGGCTTACCGTCCATATCGCCATCACGGTGCTCGGACTATCCGCCCTGCTGCACAAATTCCCCGCCATGTACCAGGCGTTGAAATGGCTCGGCGTCATCTACCTCGTCTATCTTGCGATCTCGTCGTTTCGGGCCGACCACGCACCGGCCACCGGCGAGATATCCACTTCGAAAATCCTGCCCAAGCCGGTGCTGGCGTCATTTCGAAGTGCGACCATTACCAATTTATTGAATCCCAAAGTGATTCTGTTCAACCTTGCGTTCCTGCCCCAGTTCACCAACCCCGACCTGGGCAATGTGCCACAGCAGCTCACCATTCTGGGCCTTGTTCTCGTCGTGATCGATTTTGCGATCGACGGCCCCATCGGTTACCTGTCCGGCATGTTCGGTGACCGTATCGCAGACACCAGCAGCAGCTACGGTCGCAGAATCAACAACACCGCCGGGGCGATATTTCTCTGCTTGGCCGGCTGGTTGGCGACGACGTGA
- the dapF gene encoding diaminopimelate epimerase — protein MIRFTKMQALGNDYLVVEPGHLERPIDGALVRQLCDRHFGIGADGVLLGPTERIGESGAETTIGLRIFNSDGSECEKSGNGLRMFAAYLRRNYLPADKFVLEVLAGDCPVEIISTDPWEVSVDMGMAESLGDMELETPEGTVIPFHRVDIGNPHAVAFVPDATEELARSVGAWAAHHPVFGPHGTNVQLCTAVDRQTLKLQIWERGAGYTLASGSSSCAAAYSAFRAGYVDRSVTVTMPGGDVTVLIDNDRIHLQGRCEFVAHGSTFDS, from the coding sequence ATGATTCGATTCACCAAGATGCAGGCCCTCGGCAACGACTACCTCGTGGTCGAACCCGGCCACCTCGAGCGTCCGATCGACGGCGCTCTCGTCCGGCAGTTGTGCGACCGGCATTTCGGTATCGGGGCGGACGGGGTGCTCCTCGGTCCGACCGAACGGATAGGCGAGAGTGGCGCCGAAACAACGATCGGTCTGCGGATCTTCAATTCCGACGGCTCCGAGTGCGAGAAGAGCGGTAACGGCTTGCGCATGTTCGCCGCGTACCTGCGCCGCAACTACCTGCCCGCCGATAAATTCGTGCTCGAGGTCTTGGCGGGCGACTGCCCGGTCGAGATCATCAGCACGGATCCGTGGGAGGTGTCGGTGGATATGGGGATGGCGGAGTCCCTCGGTGATATGGAATTGGAAACCCCCGAGGGCACGGTTATCCCCTTCCATCGCGTCGACATCGGCAATCCGCACGCCGTCGCCTTCGTTCCGGACGCCACCGAGGAATTGGCGCGAAGTGTCGGTGCCTGGGCTGCACACCACCCCGTATTCGGTCCGCACGGCACCAACGTTCAGCTCTGCACTGCCGTCGACAGGCAAACGTTGAAACTTCAGATTTGGGAACGTGGGGCTGGCTATACGCTGGCATCGGGAAGCAGCAGCTGCGCGGCAGCGTACAGTGCTTTCCGCGCTGGATACGTCGACCGATCGGTCACGGTTACCATGCCAGGTGGCGACGTAACCGTACTCATCGACAACGATCGTATTCATCTGCAGGGGCGCTGCGAGTTCGTCGCCCACGGCAGCACGTTTGACAGCTAG
- a CDS encoding TetR family transcriptional regulator, which produces MSEQAATRGERKERTRQALLDGTLALAAERGFAALSLREIARSAGIVPTAFYRHFASLDDLGATLVDDGITALRLALREVRRKPDAGLSDTVRFVFAQVGPKRELFGFLTRERHGGSAALRKSIALELQLIVRELVADLSRVPALDSWTPPDLEIAADLLVATVTDGIAAYISAPSREQDVIIDRTVQQVRLIALGMGAWWPQKER; this is translated from the coding sequence ATGAGCGAGCAGGCGGCAACCCGAGGCGAGCGCAAGGAGCGCACGAGACAGGCGCTACTGGACGGCACCCTGGCGCTGGCCGCCGAGCGCGGTTTCGCCGCGCTGAGCCTGCGGGAAATCGCCCGCTCAGCGGGCATTGTGCCGACCGCCTTCTATCGGCACTTCGCCTCGCTGGACGACCTCGGCGCGACACTGGTCGACGACGGCATCACGGCGCTGCGGCTCGCGCTACGCGAGGTGCGCCGCAAACCGGACGCCGGCCTGTCCGACACGGTGCGTTTCGTGTTCGCGCAAGTCGGGCCGAAGCGGGAACTGTTCGGTTTCTTGACCCGGGAACGGCACGGCGGCTCGGCGGCGCTGCGGAAGTCGATCGCGCTGGAACTCCAGCTGATCGTTCGCGAGCTCGTCGCTGATCTTTCCCGCGTCCCCGCGCTGGACTCCTGGACGCCACCGGATCTGGAGATCGCCGCCGATCTGCTGGTCGCGACGGTCACCGACGGCATCGCCGCCTACATTTCGGCGCCGTCGCGCGAGCAGGACGTCATCATCGATCGCACGGTGCAACAGGTCAGACTGATCGCGCTGGGCATGGGCGCGTGGTGGCCGCAGAAGGAGCGTTGA
- a CDS encoding SDR family NAD(P)-dependent oxidoreductase, whose amino-acid sequence MTLSYVVTGSGRGIGRAIVERLLGDENIVVAVERDADALASAGDRVIPVIGDAAAEEIAEEAADLAQRAGTLAGWVNNAAVFRDASVHSASATRVVEMITANLAPAVVGCTTAVRRFLRAETTGAIVNITSHQAQRAVPGALPYSTAKAAIEGLTRALTVEYGARNIRVNAVAPGSVATERYAEFLASLDPSVAERVERQMADLHPIGRVATTAEVAAAVAYLLSADASFVNGAVLPVDGGRSVLAIDPEAR is encoded by the coding sequence ATGACGCTTTCCTATGTGGTAACCGGTAGCGGACGGGGGATCGGGCGGGCGATCGTGGAGCGGTTGCTCGGCGACGAGAATATTGTTGTAGCCGTTGAACGGGACGCCGATGCGCTGGCGTCGGCGGGTGACCGGGTGATTCCGGTGATCGGTGATGCGGCCGCTGAGGAGATCGCCGAAGAGGCCGCTGATCTCGCGCAGCGGGCGGGCACGTTGGCGGGGTGGGTGAATAATGCGGCGGTATTTCGGGACGCCTCAGTGCATTCCGCGTCGGCAACTCGGGTCGTCGAAATGATTACCGCGAATCTGGCACCAGCGGTCGTCGGCTGCACCACTGCGGTCCGGCGCTTTTTGCGTGCCGAAACCACTGGCGCGATCGTCAATATTACGTCGCACCAAGCGCAACGAGCGGTGCCCGGTGCGCTGCCCTACAGCACCGCGAAAGCCGCGATCGAGGGCCTGACGCGGGCGCTCACGGTGGAGTACGGCGCGCGGAATATCCGGGTGAATGCCGTCGCGCCCGGGTCGGTTGCTACCGAGCGGTACGCCGAATTCCTTGCGAGCCTTGATCCTTCGGTGGCGGAACGAGTCGAGCGGCAGATGGCGGATCTGCATCCGATCGGCCGGGTGGCGACCACCGCCGAAGTGGCGGCGGCGGTGGCGTATCTGCTCTCGGCGGACGCGAGCTTCGTCAACGGCGCGGTGCTGCCGGTGGATGGTGGCCGCTCGGTGCTCGCGATCGATCCGGAGGCTCGCTAG
- a CDS encoding 2OG-Fe dioxygenase family protein, translated as MSELHDRGFTFVTLPPADDDVLSSYDDLELDPYMAHGTRYKRFSQYRLSLSADAGWQFELLPHRAYAAYKKFNNVAGGFLREYTPIAVDFVSAIKAVVDKERFLDETFDWQINVHQNRSKATFDKSAELTPEGIHQDGRTFVIIWVLNRHNVRGGEMRLWPAKDAAEPMWRGTLGAGEAVLLDDKRVFHDVTPIEPHGSETGTRDILIVSFSPWDERWYGEEHERAVLSDAV; from the coding sequence GTGTCCGAACTGCATGATCGTGGATTCACGTTTGTCACCCTTCCGCCGGCCGATGATGACGTGCTGTCCAGCTACGACGACCTCGAGCTCGACCCATACATGGCACATGGCACCAGGTACAAACGATTCTCACAGTACCGACTGAGCCTCTCGGCTGACGCGGGATGGCAGTTCGAACTGCTGCCACACCGTGCGTACGCGGCATACAAGAAATTCAATAACGTCGCAGGCGGCTTCCTCCGCGAGTACACGCCGATCGCCGTTGATTTTGTCAGCGCGATCAAGGCAGTCGTCGACAAGGAGCGCTTCCTCGATGAGACCTTCGACTGGCAGATCAATGTCCACCAGAACCGGAGCAAGGCGACGTTCGACAAGTCGGCAGAGCTCACGCCGGAGGGGATTCATCAGGACGGTCGCACGTTCGTGATCATCTGGGTCCTGAACAGGCACAATGTACGGGGCGGCGAAATGCGTCTCTGGCCCGCGAAAGACGCCGCCGAGCCGATGTGGCGCGGCACGCTCGGTGCGGGCGAGGCGGTGCTCCTCGATGATAAACGCGTCTTTCACGATGTGACGCCGATCGAACCGCACGGTTCGGAGACCGGCACCCGCGACATCCTCATCGTCTCGTTCTCCCCGTGGGACGAACGCTGGTATGGCGAGGAACACGAACGTGCGGTCCTCTCCGATGCAGTCTGA
- a CDS encoding DUF4254 domain-containing protein: MPTEFAAVRIGTEELPSPMELLRAFRDDPNRHKHIVLRAARELVECHERRHKTVEAAHAPDAASGRVAACSKLVEDIDRDRAELIGRIDAWVADNIEHRGGASLHTETLGAVIDRLAAKWVAAQRALRKTPRRQAHTVQVDGEAHLQWCRLAELTDGYRDLITDVAEHRRRLPVW, translated from the coding sequence ATGCCGACCGAATTCGCAGCAGTCCGTATCGGGACCGAAGAGCTGCCATCACCCATGGAACTATTGCGCGCCTTCCGCGACGATCCGAACCGGCACAAGCACATCGTGCTGCGGGCGGCGCGCGAACTCGTCGAATGCCATGAGCGACGGCACAAGACGGTCGAAGCGGCGCACGCACCGGACGCCGCCAGCGGGCGGGTCGCGGCGTGCAGCAAATTGGTCGAGGACATCGATCGAGATCGGGCCGAACTCATCGGACGGATCGACGCGTGGGTGGCCGACAATATCGAGCACCGCGGCGGCGCCTCGCTGCATACCGAGACGCTCGGCGCGGTGATCGACCGGCTGGCCGCGAAATGGGTTGCGGCACAACGGGCTTTGCGAAAGACACCGCGGCGGCAGGCACACACCGTGCAGGTGGACGGGGAAGCCCACCTGCAGTGGTGCAGGCTCGCCGAACTGACCGACGGATACCGGGACCTCATCACCGATGTCGCCGAGCACCGGCGCCGGCTGCCGGTGTGGTGA
- a CDS encoding TetR/AcrR family transcriptional regulator: MGLEAGVDRGRLPRGTHGMAPEAVAHSQRMRMYLGVLEAVAERGYAATTVGDIVARATVSRRTFYELFRGRDDCFAEAFEAAVGLVLSELDTSVQATPRAEWRALIRTTLQTYLQVLADNGIYARALHIECLVAGPIVAEQRRQMKTLLANRMRAAFRIGRAAGDIPVDIPADIFDALIGAVDDRIRDCLEGPGPQALPTLSGHLYQITMALFGVPEWQDD, from the coding sequence ATGGGACTCGAAGCCGGTGTCGATCGCGGTCGCCTGCCACGCGGCACCCACGGCATGGCGCCGGAGGCGGTCGCTCATTCGCAGCGCATGCGGATGTATCTGGGGGTGTTGGAGGCGGTCGCCGAACGCGGTTACGCGGCAACGACGGTCGGCGATATCGTGGCCCGCGCCACCGTCTCGCGGCGCACCTTCTACGAGCTGTTCCGCGGCCGGGACGACTGCTTCGCCGAGGCCTTCGAAGCCGCGGTCGGACTGGTGCTCAGCGAGTTGGACACCAGCGTGCAGGCCACGCCGCGCGCCGAGTGGCGGGCACTCATTCGCACGACGCTGCAGACCTATCTGCAGGTGCTGGCCGACAACGGCATCTATGCCCGCGCGCTGCATATCGAATGCCTGGTGGCAGGCCCGATCGTCGCCGAACAGCGCCGTCAGATGAAAACGCTGCTGGCGAACCGGATGCGCGCGGCCTTCCGGATCGGCCGCGCCGCAGGCGATATTCCGGTGGACATTCCGGCGGACATCTTCGACGCGCTCATCGGCGCCGTGGACGATCGCATCCGCGATTGCCTGGAGGGTCCCGGACCACAGGCACTGCCGACGCTGAGTGGACATCTGTACCAGATCACCATGGCGCTCTTCGGTGTTCCGGAATGGCAGGACGACTAG
- a CDS encoding DUF2000 family protein — MVLSAKTGQLKTLRRTFAEQDVHSIDFCDGMLDGSTEEQLARVAATPEEDIIPLCVAAFGPVDTIDAHTRRLSLWR, encoded by the coding sequence ATCGTGCTGTCGGCCAAAACCGGGCAGCTGAAGACACTTCGGCGCACGTTCGCCGAGCAGGATGTCCACTCGATCGACTTCTGTGACGGCATGCTCGACGGATCGACCGAAGAACAGCTCGCCCGTGTCGCGGCGACTCCCGAGGAAGACATCATCCCGCTGTGCGTCGCGGCGTTCGGACCGGTAGACACCATCGACGCGCACACCCGCCGACTGTCACTGTGGCGATAG
- a CDS encoding ferredoxin reductase, translating into MVDLINLVQTLTSPHPLDRYLELVRPTLTAREMRAEIVHVDRSVPGSVTLTLRPTRQWKGHAAGQYVQIGVVINGVRHARCYSPVGPAGRGRHLQLTVKAHPDGLVSQYLYRNAEPGMVVDLEPAAGVFRLPDPRPERVLLISGGSGITPVLSMLRTLADEDYPGDVVFLHYAKSPEVVPHRAELDAIAERHKNFRIELRHPWRADTTRVDPTAPWVDVAPAKTSGYFDYDELERVAPWFADAHTYVCGPQSLMAAVRKIFEAEQLDDRLHTEEFTLSLAPVDADEAFGTVRFSASGVAADNNGAPLLEQAESAGLTPEYGCRMGICFSCTAVRRTGCTRNLRTGETDSDPDQPIQLCINAPVGDVDIDI; encoded by the coding sequence ATGGTGGATCTCATCAACCTGGTGCAGACCCTGACCTCGCCGCATCCGCTGGATCGGTATCTGGAACTCGTGCGCCCCACCCTCACCGCGCGGGAGATGCGCGCCGAGATCGTCCACGTCGACCGCTCGGTGCCGGGATCGGTGACGCTCACCTTGCGCCCGACCCGACAGTGGAAAGGCCACGCCGCCGGGCAGTACGTCCAGATCGGCGTGGTTATCAACGGTGTCCGGCACGCCCGCTGCTATTCGCCGGTCGGTCCGGCTGGCCGAGGCAGGCACCTCCAGCTCACCGTCAAGGCGCACCCCGACGGTCTGGTATCGCAGTACCTCTACCGCAATGCCGAGCCCGGCATGGTGGTCGACCTCGAGCCGGCCGCCGGGGTATTCCGGCTGCCCGACCCGCGCCCGGAGCGGGTGCTGTTGATCAGCGGCGGCAGCGGCATCACGCCGGTGCTGTCGATGCTGCGCACCCTGGCCGACGAGGACTACCCGGGTGATGTCGTCTTCCTGCACTACGCGAAATCGCCCGAGGTGGTTCCGCACCGTGCGGAACTCGACGCGATCGCCGAGCGGCACAAGAACTTTCGTATCGAGCTGCGGCACCCGTGGCGGGCCGACACCACCCGGGTCGACCCGACCGCACCGTGGGTCGACGTGGCGCCCGCGAAGACCAGCGGGTACTTCGACTACGACGAACTGGAGCGGGTGGCGCCGTGGTTCGCCGACGCGCACACCTACGTCTGCGGCCCCCAGTCGCTGATGGCCGCGGTGCGCAAGATCTTCGAGGCCGAACAGCTCGACGACCGGCTGCACACCGAGGAATTCACCCTGTCGCTCGCGCCCGTCGACGCCGACGAGGCGTTCGGCACGGTGCGCTTCTCGGCCAGCGGCGTCGCCGCGGACAACAACGGCGCACCACTGCTGGAACAGGCCGAATCCGCCGGACTCACTCCGGAATACGGCTGCCGGATGGGAATTTGCTTCTCCTGCACCGCGGTTCGCCGCACCGGTTGCACCCGCAACCTGCGGACCGGGGAAACCGACAGTGACCCGGATCAGCCCATCCAGCTCTGCATCAACGCGCCCGTGGGCGACGTCGACATCGACATCTGA
- a CDS encoding fatty acid desaturase family protein, translating to MTILTETKDGPLVLSPDQIEELGKALDELRAKTVADLGDRDREYLYSIIKAQRGFEVAGRGLMYLGFLPPVWLAAVAALSVSKILDNMEIGHNVMHGQYDWMREPGLNSRVFEWDTVCPADQWKHSHNYLHHTYTNIHNKDRDIGYSILRMDESQSWNVLRLGQPLYAFALMMLFEWGVMGHDLEVENVLSGKRKWSDVKRLLRGQLRKAGKQALKDYLVFPALTGPLFFSTLAGNVTANLVRNVWAYSIIFCGHFPTGVQTFTEEETADETRGEWYIRQMLGSANISGSRLFHIMSGNLSHQIEHHLFPDIPAARYPEIAPEVRALCEKYGLPYNTGPLGKQIGSVWWKICKLALPPSLVKSESSPGVIVMRQRKASEVGV from the coding sequence ATGACAATCCTGACCGAAACCAAAGACGGCCCGCTGGTACTGAGCCCGGACCAGATCGAAGAACTAGGCAAGGCGCTCGACGAGCTGCGTGCCAAGACCGTCGCCGACCTGGGCGACCGCGACCGCGAATACCTGTACTCGATCATCAAGGCACAGCGTGGTTTCGAGGTCGCCGGGCGCGGCCTGATGTACCTCGGCTTCCTGCCGCCGGTCTGGCTGGCCGCCGTCGCCGCGCTGAGCGTGTCGAAGATCCTGGACAACATGGAGATCGGCCACAACGTCATGCACGGCCAGTACGACTGGATGCGTGAGCCCGGCCTGAATTCCCGTGTCTTCGAATGGGATACGGTCTGCCCGGCGGACCAGTGGAAGCACTCGCACAACTACTTGCACCACACCTACACCAACATCCACAACAAGGACCGCGACATCGGCTACAGCATCCTGCGGATGGACGAGAGCCAGTCGTGGAACGTGCTGCGCCTCGGCCAGCCGCTGTACGCCTTCGCGCTGATGATGCTGTTCGAGTGGGGCGTGATGGGCCACGACCTCGAGGTCGAGAACGTGCTGAGCGGCAAGCGGAAATGGTCCGACGTCAAGCGATTGCTGCGCGGCCAGCTCCGCAAGGCGGGCAAGCAGGCGCTCAAGGACTACCTGGTGTTCCCGGCGCTGACCGGCCCGCTGTTCTTCAGCACCCTCGCGGGCAATGTCACCGCCAACCTGGTCCGCAACGTGTGGGCCTACTCGATCATCTTCTGCGGTCATTTCCCCACCGGCGTACAGACGTTCACCGAGGAGGAGACCGCCGACGAGACCCGCGGCGAGTGGTACATCCGGCAGATGCTCGGCTCGGCCAATATCAGCGGCAGCAGGCTGTTCCACATCATGTCCGGCAATTTGTCGCACCAGATCGAACACCACCTGTTCCCGGACATCCCGGCGGCCCGCTACCCGGAGATCGCACCGGAGGTCCGGGCATTGTGTGAAAAGTACGGGCTGCCGTACAACACGGGTCCGTTGGGCAAGCAGATCGGCTCGGTGTGGTGGAAGATTTGCAAGCTCGCACTGCCGCCGAGCTTGGTCAAGAGCGAATCGTCTCCCGGTGTTATTGTGATGCGTCAGCGAAAGGCAAGCGAAGTGGGCGTGTGA
- a CDS encoding molybdopterin-containing oxidoreductase family protein: protein MQSEPGPADDGDTALSAVRLVNGACPLDCPDACSWTVTVDGDEPVKLAGRKDHPFTAGSLCVKVGQYLEQTRSPARLLNPKRRAGPKGSGKFEDVDWATAIDMITDRLENAINRWGGESIWPYQGTGNLGYIQGLQGKSGQRLWNAIGASRHDMTICSIAGHAGLARSTGISLGIDTESLAASRLVLMWGVNTLSSGHHLWKFVQRARTHGAWIVAIDPIRTRTARLADEHIAPRPGTDALLILALIHELLTRQAIDVDYIETMTNGWPEFRDRLPEFAPAAVEKTTGVPASVIARLAARIASSPPVGIRAGMGLQRHAGGGNVLRLLACLSAVTGDWGRYGGGVSYSTDGYFGLNREALERNDLRAKPARSLSMTRLGDTLNDPDLSPPVKVLFVYGANPVASSPGQANIIRGLSREDLFTVVVDHFQTDTCDYADLILPATMQTEHLDIHDGNGHMYIAWNEPAVAPAGQALSTTEIFRRIAAGLRLSEPCLYDSDLEIARQLMNSTHPSLHGITLESLRSHGWQRLNYPDKFIPFGDGFYTASGKFEFPTNTDFSAETAAEPGKDERYPLTLLATAAHYTLNSTFLNNELLSRKSSGTAVTLNPTDADARGIGTGCRVRVFNGRGEFSTHAEISDTVPPGVVAMTKGSWIKIVGGPTVNATVEERDADLGGGAVFHDNNVDVQPLDRQDTDD from the coding sequence ATGCAGTCTGAACCCGGCCCCGCCGATGACGGCGACACAGCGCTCTCCGCAGTGAGGCTGGTCAACGGTGCCTGTCCATTGGATTGCCCCGACGCGTGCAGTTGGACAGTCACCGTCGACGGGGATGAGCCGGTGAAACTGGCCGGGCGTAAAGATCACCCATTCACCGCGGGTTCGCTCTGCGTCAAGGTCGGCCAATACCTCGAACAGACCCGGTCACCCGCTCGGCTGCTGAATCCGAAACGTCGAGCGGGTCCGAAGGGGTCGGGGAAATTCGAGGATGTCGATTGGGCGACGGCGATCGACATGATCACCGACCGGCTCGAGAACGCGATCAATCGGTGGGGTGGGGAGTCGATATGGCCCTACCAAGGCACCGGCAACCTGGGTTATATCCAAGGCCTGCAGGGCAAGTCGGGCCAAAGGCTGTGGAACGCGATCGGCGCGTCACGTCATGACATGACGATCTGCTCGATCGCCGGACATGCAGGACTTGCGCGGTCCACCGGTATCTCGTTGGGGATAGACACCGAATCGTTGGCAGCGTCTCGCCTTGTGCTCATGTGGGGTGTCAACACGCTCAGTTCAGGGCATCATCTGTGGAAATTCGTGCAGCGGGCGCGTACGCACGGTGCGTGGATCGTCGCGATCGATCCGATCCGGACCCGGACGGCCAGACTTGCCGATGAGCACATCGCACCCCGTCCCGGCACCGACGCTCTGCTCATTCTGGCCCTGATCCACGAGCTGCTCACGCGCCAGGCGATCGACGTCGACTACATCGAGACGATGACCAATGGGTGGCCTGAGTTCCGCGACCGGCTGCCCGAATTCGCCCCCGCAGCCGTCGAAAAGACAACCGGCGTACCCGCATCGGTGATCGCGCGCCTTGCCGCAAGGATCGCGTCGTCGCCACCGGTAGGCATCCGTGCGGGGATGGGGTTGCAACGCCATGCCGGGGGCGGCAACGTGCTGCGATTGCTCGCATGCCTGTCGGCGGTAACCGGCGACTGGGGCCGCTACGGCGGTGGCGTGTCCTATTCGACCGACGGCTATTTCGGGCTCAACCGGGAAGCCCTCGAGCGCAACGACCTACGGGCGAAGCCGGCGCGAAGCCTGTCCATGACCCGGCTCGGCGACACACTCAACGATCCGGACCTGTCGCCGCCGGTCAAGGTTCTGTTCGTCTATGGCGCCAACCCCGTGGCAAGCTCGCCCGGCCAGGCCAACATCATCCGCGGATTGTCGCGCGAAGATCTGTTCACTGTGGTTGTCGACCACTTCCAAACCGACACCTGCGATTATGCCGATCTTATTCTGCCTGCGACGATGCAAACAGAGCACCTCGACATTCACGACGGAAACGGCCATATGTACATCGCATGGAACGAACCCGCCGTTGCTCCCGCGGGCCAGGCGCTGTCTACGACCGAAATTTTCCGTCGAATCGCCGCTGGACTACGGCTGAGCGAGCCGTGCCTCTATGACAGTGACCTCGAAATAGCTCGCCAGCTGATGAATTCCACGCACCCGTCGCTACACGGCATCACCCTGGAATCATTGCGTTCGCACGGATGGCAACGCCTGAATTACCCGGACAAGTTCATCCCCTTCGGCGATGGCTTTTACACCGCGAGTGGGAAATTCGAGTTCCCGACAAACACCGACTTCAGCGCGGAGACCGCGGCGGAGCCAGGAAAGGACGAGCGGTACCCGCTGACCCTGCTGGCGACCGCCGCGCACTACACACTCAACTCGACGTTCCTCAACAATGAGCTGCTTTCCCGCAAGTCGAGCGGGACCGCGGTCACCTTGAACCCTACGGACGCCGACGCTCGTGGAATCGGTACCGGCTGCCGCGTCAGGGTTTTCAACGGCCGAGGCGAATTCAGCACCCATGCCGAGATCAGCGATACGGTCCCACCGGGGGTCGTCGCGATGACAAAGGGCAGCTGGATCAAGATCGTCGGCGGCCCGACGGTGAACGCAACGGTGGAGGAACGCGACGCCGACCTGGGCGGTGGAGCGGTATTCCACGACAATAATGTCGACGTTCAGCCGCTCGACCGACAGGATACCGATGATTGA